Proteins encoded by one window of Bradyrhizobium sp. B097:
- a CDS encoding MoaF C-terminal domain-containing protein, translating to MQGNDRPADWKNFDDFAAGIATNRLPITDALAGQRLKITLEDGRAIDLAFASVDRLEWREGDTTGADWYEAISVAPDVVFINVTFAARATEDEAFIVNTRTRRVLSVRERVRAVGEAPGEPRVAQVYTPGVVGDPAIPPAGFEPAPSRDLVGMTAHYEYSPQHLYEHVYLSSQRYAWQNLVGVQRGHGDVDLTTTYKFDHNQYVFGFREFIIPVASIFFYNWDAMRSTGKFLGVTSEGRVENKPAGAFIKIKSRTSYDPGKEPV from the coding sequence ATGCAGGGCAACGACAGACCCGCTGACTGGAAGAATTTTGATGACTTCGCCGCGGGTATCGCAACCAACCGGCTGCCGATCACGGATGCGCTCGCCGGCCAGCGCCTGAAGATCACGTTGGAGGACGGCCGTGCCATTGATTTGGCTTTTGCTTCAGTCGATCGGCTCGAATGGCGCGAGGGCGACACGACCGGCGCGGACTGGTACGAGGCAATCAGTGTCGCGCCCGACGTCGTCTTCATCAACGTCACCTTTGCCGCGCGTGCGACCGAAGATGAAGCGTTCATCGTCAACACCAGGACCCGCCGCGTGCTGTCGGTCCGCGAGCGTGTCCGCGCCGTGGGCGAAGCTCCCGGCGAACCGCGGGTTGCGCAGGTCTACACGCCCGGTGTCGTCGGCGATCCCGCCATTCCGCCCGCGGGCTTCGAGCCGGCGCCGTCGCGGGACCTGGTCGGGATGACGGCCCATTACGAATACAGCCCGCAGCACCTTTACGAGCATGTCTATCTGAGCTCGCAGCGCTATGCCTGGCAGAACCTGGTCGGGGTTCAGCGCGGTCATGGCGACGTCGACCTGACGACGACCTACAAGTTCGATCATAACCAGTACGTCTTCGGATTCCGCGAGTTCATCATCCCGGTCGCGTCGATCTTCTTCTACAACTGGGATGCCATGCGCTCGACCGGAAAATTCCTCGGCGTGACGAGCGAGGGCCGGGTCGAGAACAAGCCGGCCGGCGCCTTCATCAAGATCAAGTCCAGAACCAGCTACGACCCCGGCAAGGAGCCGGTGTAA
- a CDS encoding SDR family oxidoreductase, which translates to MRFSGRTALVTGGGTGIGAAVARRLASEGANVAVMGRRREPLQALADETGCFVVQADAADSVAVRAALTEIHGKFGRVDILIANAGGHGVGPTISMTDETWSLATRLNLDTAFVCARESLPDLIAQKGTVVVVASIAGLFAGPDAAGYVTMKHACIGFGKSLARDYGRKGVRTNIVCPGWVATAMADEQMQVIVEKHGLHSIEEAYRLVTKDVPLGRPATSEEVANVICFLASDEASAMNGSILTVDGGAAVVDLPTLAFVE; encoded by the coding sequence ATGAGATTCAGCGGACGAACTGCCTTGGTCACGGGTGGTGGCACCGGAATAGGAGCGGCCGTCGCACGGCGGCTTGCGTCGGAGGGCGCCAACGTTGCGGTCATGGGCCGGCGGCGGGAGCCGCTGCAGGCGTTGGCTGACGAGACCGGTTGTTTCGTGGTGCAGGCGGACGCGGCCGACAGCGTCGCCGTACGGGCAGCCTTGACGGAGATCCACGGCAAGTTCGGCAGGGTGGATATCCTGATCGCCAATGCCGGCGGTCATGGCGTCGGTCCGACAATCTCGATGACCGACGAGACGTGGTCGCTGGCGACCCGGCTCAACCTCGACACCGCCTTCGTCTGCGCCCGCGAAAGCCTTCCGGATCTGATCGCGCAAAAAGGCACCGTCGTGGTCGTTGCCTCGATCGCCGGCCTGTTCGCGGGCCCCGACGCGGCCGGCTATGTGACGATGAAGCACGCCTGCATCGGCTTCGGCAAATCGCTGGCGCGCGACTACGGCCGCAAGGGCGTGCGAACCAATATCGTGTGTCCCGGCTGGGTTGCGACAGCGATGGCCGACGAGCAGATGCAGGTCATCGTCGAGAAGCACGGGCTGCATTCGATCGAGGAGGCCTACCGGCTGGTCACCAAGGATGTGCCGCTCGGTCGCCCGGCGACATCGGAGGAGGTCGCAAACGTCATCTGCTTCCTCGCCTCGGATGAAGCGTCGGCCATGAATGGTTCGATCCTGACCGTCGATGGCGGGGCGGCCGTGGTCGATTTGCCGACATTGGCATTCGTCGAGTGA
- a CDS encoding MarR family transcriptional regulator, which produces MAVAKESPPVSPKSGVDQEAEYRAQTRLWLRLLACTTLIEGELRRRFREEFDFTMPRFDVLAQLDREPSGLVLGELPKRLMVSAGNLTPIVDRLVEDGYITRTPSNLDRRVQIVCMTVEGRKAFRRMAKSHGSWLAELLAGFPADRLDGLTSELDELKGAVKDAMQKP; this is translated from the coding sequence TTGGCAGTCGCGAAGGAGTCCCCACCTGTTTCGCCCAAGAGCGGGGTTGATCAGGAGGCCGAGTACCGGGCTCAGACACGGCTTTGGCTTCGGCTGCTTGCCTGCACAACCCTGATCGAGGGCGAGTTGCGGCGCCGGTTCCGCGAGGAATTCGATTTCACGATGCCGCGCTTCGACGTTCTGGCACAGCTTGACCGCGAGCCGAGTGGACTGGTGCTGGGAGAGCTGCCGAAGCGCCTGATGGTCTCCGCTGGAAACCTCACACCCATCGTCGACCGTCTGGTCGAGGACGGCTACATCACCCGCACCCCCTCCAACCTCGATCGGCGCGTGCAGATCGTTTGCATGACCGTCGAGGGCCGCAAGGCCTTCAGGCGCATGGCCAAGAGCCATGGCTCATGGCTGGCGGAACTGTTGGCAGGATTCCCGGCCGACCGGCTCGATGGATTGACCAGCGAGCTCGACGAGCTCAAGGGCGCCGTCAAGGACGCAATGCAGAAGCCGTGA
- a CDS encoding ABC transporter substrate-binding protein has product MISMKTLLASAALLVAVPQVGQAEILVGFVTGLSGPVSSIGIPNAKGLAAGEAYIGEVGGEKLRVIQLDDASDPTASARNARKLVEQEKVDILIGTSGAPQTLAMATAAIEMKTPMIAVSPIAPVPPGEGGPWVVQTPQPTPLLVQGIVDHMKARGLKTVAFIGFSDAFGDLMYDSLAQSAKAADIKVIANERYARSDSSVTAQVLRALAAHPDAIMLGGTGTPGALPVIALSERGYKGPLYGNHGLISADFLRLAGKAANGIICPTGPVTAAEQLPASNPIQKVALAFRAAFEKANGEAPTDSFSSYSFDGWLVFVDAAKRALATGAKPGSPEFRTALREALFTTKELAGTQGVYSYTPADRHGVDARARILVQIEDGKYKLLP; this is encoded by the coding sequence ATGATCTCGATGAAGACCTTGCTGGCTTCGGCCGCGCTGCTTGTTGCCGTTCCGCAGGTCGGGCAGGCGGAGATCCTCGTCGGATTCGTCACCGGCCTCAGCGGCCCGGTGTCGTCGATCGGGATTCCGAACGCAAAAGGACTGGCGGCCGGTGAAGCCTATATCGGCGAAGTCGGCGGTGAGAAACTCCGCGTCATCCAACTCGACGACGCTTCGGATCCGACGGCATCGGCGCGCAATGCGCGCAAGCTCGTCGAGCAGGAGAAGGTCGACATTCTGATCGGCACGTCGGGCGCGCCGCAGACGCTGGCAATGGCGACGGCCGCAATCGAGATGAAAACGCCGATGATCGCGGTCTCGCCGATCGCGCCGGTGCCGCCGGGCGAGGGCGGGCCCTGGGTCGTGCAGACGCCGCAACCGACGCCGCTTCTGGTTCAGGGCATCGTCGACCACATGAAGGCGCGAGGGTTGAAGACCGTCGCGTTCATCGGCTTCTCGGATGCCTTCGGCGACCTCATGTACGACTCGCTGGCGCAAAGCGCCAAGGCGGCCGACATCAAGGTGATCGCCAACGAGCGATACGCCCGCTCGGATTCGTCGGTGACCGCCCAGGTGCTGCGCGCGCTGGCAGCCCACCCCGACGCCATCATGCTTGGCGGCACGGGAACGCCGGGTGCGTTGCCGGTGATCGCCTTGTCCGAGCGTGGCTACAAGGGACCGCTCTACGGCAACCACGGGCTCATCAGCGCCGACTTCCTGCGGCTGGCCGGCAAGGCCGCCAACGGAATCATCTGCCCGACCGGGCCGGTGACCGCGGCCGAGCAGCTGCCAGCCAGCAATCCGATCCAGAAGGTTGCCCTGGCGTTCCGCGCGGCCTTCGAGAAGGCGAATGGCGAGGCGCCGACCGACTCGTTCTCATCCTATTCCTTCGACGGTTGGCTGGTGTTCGTCGATGCGGCCAAGCGCGCTCTGGCGACCGGCGCCAAGCCGGGCTCGCCGGAATTCCGCACCGCGCTGCGCGAGGCGCTGTTCACCACCAAGGAGCTGGCCGGGACGCAAGGCGTCTACTCCTACACGCCGGCGGATCGCCACGGCGTCGATGCGCGTGCGCGGATCCTGGTTCAGATCGAGGACGGCAAGTACAAGCTGCTGCCCTGA
- a CDS encoding cyclase family protein, whose translation MQSKNLLELAGAVSSGAVRVVDLTFTLSPDFPVIVLPPEFGQAAPVRIQEISRYDGRGPAWYWNNVTFGEHTGTHFDAPIHWFTGKDLPNNSVDTMPAKDMIAPACVIDCSAGAAQDPDFLLTVPLVEAWEAKHGRIPARHWVLLRTDWSKKGWRDYANLRDDGAHTPGPNAAVMKWLVEERGIIGFGTETIGTDAGQAGHFEPPYPAHHFLHGAGRYGLQCLCNLDQLPATGAVIVASPLKIQNGSGSPLRVIALVSAS comes from the coding sequence ATGCAAAGCAAGAATCTCCTGGAGCTCGCAGGTGCGGTCTCGTCCGGCGCGGTGCGCGTCGTCGATCTGACCTTCACGCTCAGTCCGGATTTTCCGGTCATCGTGCTGCCGCCGGAGTTTGGCCAGGCAGCTCCGGTCCGGATCCAGGAGATTTCACGCTATGACGGTCGCGGTCCGGCCTGGTACTGGAACAATGTGACCTTCGGCGAGCACACCGGCACGCATTTCGATGCGCCGATTCACTGGTTCACTGGCAAGGACCTGCCGAACAATTCCGTCGACACGATGCCTGCCAAGGACATGATCGCTCCGGCGTGCGTCATCGACTGCTCGGCCGGCGCAGCGCAGGATCCGGATTTCCTGCTGACCGTTCCGCTCGTCGAAGCCTGGGAGGCGAAGCACGGGCGAATTCCGGCGCGGCACTGGGTTCTGCTGCGGACCGACTGGTCGAAGAAGGGCTGGCGCGACTACGCCAACCTCAGGGATGACGGCGCGCACACGCCGGGCCCGAACGCGGCCGTCATGAAATGGCTGGTGGAGGAGCGCGGCATCATCGGCTTCGGCACCGAGACGATCGGCACCGACGCGGGGCAGGCCGGCCATTTCGAGCCGCCTTATCCGGCGCATCACTTCCTGCACGGCGCCGGCCGCTATGGCCTTCAGTGTCTTTGCAATCTCGATCAGCTTCCCGCCACGGGCGCCGTCATTGTGGCTTCGCCCTTGAAGATCCAGAACGGTTCCGGCAGCCCGCTGCGCGTGATCGCGTTGGTGTCGGCGAGCTGA
- a CDS encoding SDR family NAD(P)-dependent oxidoreductase: protein MIDPIEPPRRKNPLLRTRLPTSPPQARSRTSHGFTRAAAEGRFMLQRCEACGAFAYPAREACPVCLSAGLVFVDAPRRGALLAETTARVPSDVYFRERAPWRIGLVKMDCGPTMVAHLHADCVEGAPVLMSLQLDKSGQAVAFARPEGETPKMADDRQWREMTADPKFRRVLVTNGRSLIGQEAIAALKAAGAKTVFVGVAEPWRPFVGEQLLRGQQGIELVTLDAADEKSATDLAADIGGKVDILVNTTEYVRPGGLLDRRGTSIARDEIDQAYLGFINLAQAFGPAMRMRGADGVNSSAAWVNILSVHALVNWPAFGAYSASQAACLSLSHCLRAELRPGGVKVLNLFTGPVDTEWFQTVPPPKVAPRAVAQAIVSGLRGGLEEMYVGDVAEEIRQRLAANPKAVERELDK, encoded by the coding sequence ATGATCGATCCGATTGAGCCACCCCGGCGCAAGAACCCGCTGCTGCGGACGCGGCTTCCGACGTCGCCGCCGCAAGCGCGCAGCAGGACATCGCACGGGTTCACGCGCGCCGCCGCCGAAGGCCGCTTCATGCTGCAGCGCTGCGAGGCCTGCGGCGCCTTTGCCTATCCGGCACGTGAGGCGTGCCCCGTCTGCCTGTCGGCCGGTCTGGTGTTCGTCGATGCGCCGCGCCGCGGCGCGCTGCTGGCCGAAACCACGGCGCGGGTGCCGAGCGACGTCTATTTCCGCGAGCGGGCGCCCTGGCGCATTGGTCTCGTCAAGATGGACTGCGGTCCGACGATGGTGGCGCATCTGCATGCCGACTGTGTCGAGGGTGCGCCTGTCCTCATGTCGCTTCAGCTCGACAAGAGCGGTCAGGCGGTGGCCTTTGCCCGACCCGAGGGGGAGACTCCCAAGATGGCAGACGACAGGCAGTGGCGGGAAATGACGGCTGATCCGAAATTCCGGCGGGTGCTGGTGACCAATGGCCGCAGCCTGATCGGCCAGGAGGCCATTGCGGCGCTGAAGGCCGCGGGCGCAAAGACGGTGTTCGTCGGCGTTGCCGAACCGTGGCGGCCGTTTGTCGGCGAGCAGCTGTTGCGCGGACAGCAGGGGATCGAACTCGTTACGCTCGACGCGGCCGACGAAAAGTCGGCGACTGATCTTGCGGCCGACATCGGCGGCAAGGTCGACATCCTCGTCAACACGACGGAATATGTGCGGCCTGGCGGCCTCCTCGACCGCAGGGGCACGAGCATCGCGCGGGACGAGATCGACCAGGCCTATCTCGGCTTCATCAACCTCGCGCAGGCCTTCGGTCCGGCGATGCGGATGCGGGGGGCGGATGGCGTCAACAGCAGTGCCGCCTGGGTCAATATCCTGTCCGTCCATGCGCTGGTGAACTGGCCCGCTTTCGGCGCCTACTCGGCATCGCAAGCCGCCTGCCTGTCGCTGTCGCATTGTCTGCGCGCGGAACTGCGGCCCGGCGGCGTCAAGGTGCTGAACCTGTTCACGGGGCCGGTCGACACCGAGTGGTTCCAGACCGTGCCGCCGCCCAAAGTCGCGCCGCGCGCTGTTGCACAGGCGATTGTGTCCGGGCTCAGAGGCGGACTCGAGGAGATGTATGTCGGAGACGTCGCCGAGGAAATCAGGCAGCGTCTCGCCGCCAATCCGAAGGCGGTCGAGCGCGAGCTCGACAAATAA
- a CDS encoding thiolase family protein — protein MKNSLRTPYEGIVMAAPVTIPYARYSIESAQWWIGRALSALVARAGIKASDIDGLCVSSFTMGTDSGIGLTQHFGLCVRWLDTIPLGGASAIAALRKAARAVQAHDADIVACVAGDTNHVDSFRLTLENFSRFNQDAVYPYGAGGANASFALIARNYMRTYGVTREDVGRIAVAQRANALRNPHALMKAPLTIEQYLAARPISDPIHLFDCVMPCAGAEAFLVMRDETAASLGLPAARLLSTIERHNAFADDPIQVRGGWAMDVGELYAMAGVKPDDLDIVQTYDDYPVITMMQFEDLGFCDKGDGAAFVRQHDLTVDGDFPHNTSGGQLSAGQAGAAGAYLGLVEGLRQVLGEAGPTQVKDAKLGLASGFGMINYDRGLASGAVIFAGPAR, from the coding sequence GTGAAGAATTCGTTGCGCACACCGTATGAGGGCATCGTGATGGCGGCTCCCGTCACGATCCCCTATGCGCGCTATTCGATCGAGAGCGCGCAATGGTGGATCGGCCGTGCGCTGAGCGCGCTGGTGGCGCGGGCCGGCATCAAGGCTTCCGATATCGATGGTCTGTGCGTCTCCAGCTTCACCATGGGGACTGACAGCGGGATCGGACTGACGCAGCATTTCGGGCTGTGCGTCAGATGGCTGGACACCATCCCGCTCGGCGGCGCCAGCGCCATCGCCGCATTGCGCAAGGCAGCGCGCGCGGTGCAGGCACACGATGCGGACATCGTGGCTTGCGTGGCCGGCGATACCAACCACGTCGATTCCTTCCGCCTGACGCTCGAGAATTTCTCGCGCTTCAACCAGGACGCGGTCTATCCTTACGGGGCAGGCGGCGCCAATGCGAGCTTCGCGCTGATCGCGCGCAACTACATGCGGACTTATGGTGTCACGCGCGAGGACGTCGGCAGGATCGCGGTCGCCCAGCGTGCCAACGCGCTGCGCAACCCGCATGCGCTGATGAAGGCGCCGCTGACGATCGAGCAGTATCTGGCGGCCCGTCCCATTTCCGACCCCATTCACCTGTTCGATTGCGTCATGCCTTGCGCCGGTGCCGAGGCCTTCCTTGTGATGCGGGACGAGACCGCGGCATCGCTTGGCTTGCCGGCTGCACGATTGCTGTCGACGATCGAGCGGCACAACGCCTTCGCCGACGATCCGATACAGGTGCGCGGCGGCTGGGCGATGGATGTCGGCGAACTCTACGCGATGGCCGGCGTGAAGCCTGACGATCTCGATATCGTCCAGACCTATGATGATTATCCGGTCATCACGATGATGCAGTTCGAGGATCTCGGCTTCTGCGACAAGGGCGACGGCGCGGCCTTCGTTCGTCAGCACGATCTGACCGTTGACGGCGACTTTCCGCACAACACCTCGGGCGGCCAGCTCTCGGCCGGGCAGGCCGGCGCCGCCGGCGCCTATCTCGGGCTCGTCGAAGGATTGCGGCAGGTTCTGGGCGAAGCCGGTCCCACGCAGGTGAAGGATGCCAAGCTCGGTTTGGCTTCCGGCTTCGGCATGATCAACTATGACCGCGGCCTGGCCTCGGGCGCCGTGATCTTTGCGGGGCCCGCGCGATGA
- a CDS encoding aspartate/glutamate racemase family protein: protein MRIFWQSFVDASVNAPYMARLSEYLNTIAAPGTTVHVEGISPPDREFGRLAELRCAVQAIDNGIAAEEGGFDAFVMGHFQDPGLYELRATLDIPVIGTGEATLLAASQLGRRLGLVTLDPVFEVWHYEQAERYGLGDRVVHVTGLGCKPEDFASAFAGDQAAHARMIEDFMACALPLVERGADVVIPAGVLPGLLIGREHGLKVGHAPVVNCAAVALKSAEMWVQLRQLNGTEPSRGPSFKRASGLARDDFRAMLARNKR from the coding sequence ATGCGCATCTTCTGGCAGAGTTTCGTCGATGCGAGCGTGAACGCGCCCTATATGGCGCGGCTGTCGGAGTACCTCAACACGATCGCCGCGCCCGGCACGACGGTTCACGTCGAAGGCATTTCGCCACCAGACCGGGAGTTCGGCCGGCTTGCCGAATTGCGCTGCGCGGTTCAGGCGATCGACAACGGCATCGCGGCCGAAGAGGGCGGGTTCGACGCCTTCGTGATGGGCCACTTCCAGGATCCCGGTCTTTACGAACTCCGCGCGACGCTCGACATTCCCGTGATCGGGACCGGCGAGGCAACATTGCTTGCGGCCTCGCAACTCGGCCGGCGCCTCGGCCTCGTGACGCTCGATCCTGTCTTCGAGGTCTGGCACTACGAGCAGGCTGAACGTTACGGCCTCGGTGATCGCGTCGTCCACGTGACCGGCCTCGGTTGCAAGCCGGAGGATTTCGCTAGCGCATTCGCGGGCGACCAGGCGGCCCACGCCCGGATGATCGAGGATTTTATGGCCTGCGCGTTGCCGCTGGTCGAGCGCGGCGCCGACGTGGTGATCCCCGCCGGTGTGCTGCCGGGCCTCTTGATCGGGCGGGAGCACGGCCTGAAGGTCGGGCACGCGCCGGTCGTGAACTGTGCCGCGGTGGCGTTGAAGAGCGCCGAGATGTGGGTACAGCTGAGGCAACTCAACGGCACCGAGCCGAGCCGCGGACCAAGCTTCAAGCGTGCCAGTGGTTTGGCACGTGACGATTTCCGGGCGATGCTCGCGCGCAACAAGCGCTAG
- a CDS encoding ABC transporter substrate-binding protein — protein MRQKTLGLLALVAGVFAAPAAQADITIGFVTSLSGNGASIGIPYGRGINAAYEYKKTINGETIRLIQLDDGSDPSAATRNARKLVEEEKVDLLIGTATTPSTIAMAAVASELKVPMISISPVGKLPDSPEQWVVAVPQPASLLVKIVADRMKRDGMKNIGYIGFSDAWGDLVYNGAKAAEPTDDIKVQTNERYARTDTSVTAQILKVMAARPDAVLIGGSGTQGALPLITLSERGFKGNTYGTVALVNPDFVTVGGKAAEGIQVSAGPVIVAEQLPDEHFAKKIALDFRAVYQKTHNIPTTDGFSAYSFDAWLIFANAAERALKTAKPGTTEFRTALRDAILSTKELPGVHAVYNFKPGAVTGVDERSLVVVRLTGGVWKYAP, from the coding sequence ATGCGGCAGAAGACCCTGGGCTTACTCGCACTAGTCGCCGGCGTCTTCGCAGCACCGGCTGCGCAAGCCGACATCACGATCGGCTTTGTCACCTCGCTGAGCGGCAACGGCGCGTCGATCGGCATCCCCTATGGGCGCGGCATCAATGCCGCCTATGAATACAAGAAGACCATCAACGGCGAGACCATCCGCCTGATCCAGCTCGACGACGGTTCCGATCCGTCGGCTGCGACGCGCAACGCGCGCAAGCTCGTCGAGGAGGAGAAGGTCGACCTCCTGATCGGCACCGCGACGACTCCCTCGACCATCGCCATGGCGGCCGTCGCCAGCGAATTGAAGGTGCCGATGATCTCGATCTCGCCGGTCGGCAAGCTTCCGGACTCGCCGGAGCAATGGGTCGTCGCGGTGCCGCAGCCGGCTTCGCTCCTGGTCAAGATCGTCGCGGACCGGATGAAGCGCGACGGCATGAAGAACATCGGCTATATCGGCTTCTCCGATGCGTGGGGCGACCTCGTCTATAACGGCGCCAAGGCCGCCGAGCCCACCGACGACATCAAGGTCCAGACCAACGAGCGCTATGCCCGCACTGATACCTCGGTGACCGCGCAGATCCTCAAGGTCATGGCCGCACGTCCCGACGCGGTGCTGATCGGCGGCTCCGGTACGCAAGGCGCGTTGCCGCTCATCACGCTCTCCGAGCGCGGCTTCAAGGGCAACACCTACGGCACCGTGGCGCTGGTCAATCCGGACTTCGTCACCGTCGGCGGCAAGGCCGCCGAGGGCATTCAGGTCTCCGCCGGCCCCGTGATCGTGGCCGAACAGCTTCCGGACGAGCACTTTGCCAAGAAAATCGCGCTCGATTTCCGCGCGGTCTACCAGAAGACCCACAACATTCCGACCACTGACGGGTTCTCCGCCTACTCCTTCGATGCCTGGCTGATCTTCGCCAACGCCGCCGAGCGGGCGCTCAAGACCGCGAAGCCCGGGACGACGGAATTCCGCACGGCGCTGCGCGACGCCATCCTCAGCACCAAGGAACTGCCCGGCGTGCATGCCGTCTACAACTTCAAACCCGGTGCAGTCACCGGCGTCGACGAGCGCTCGCTGGTGGTGGTCCGGCTGACCGGCGGCGTCTGGAAGTACGCGCCATAA
- a CDS encoding branched-chain amino acid ABC transporter permease → MTSDIAAILGIDGIATGAVYALVAIGTVLIFTVTRVIFIPFGDIAAFTALTLAALDAKRFPGTGALVVVLACLATLIEIISLIRNGDTRLLPRALLFYLVLPLAVVGIAWLTMRIDPPLAVRLVLALMLITPIAPLLDRIVFRPIADGTVLLLLTVSVALHFALVGLGLLFFGPEGVRTEPLTSLSTEFAGVLISGQTMLIVIAALVFSGLLYLFFDFTLVGKSLRATAVNRTGSRLMGIRPARAGTIAYLLGSLMAGVSGILIAPVNTVFYDSGFLIGLKAFVGAIVGGMTSYPGAAIGAVGVGILESFASFQSSALKDVIVFSLLIPVLIWRSLASLHSEEEIEE, encoded by the coding sequence ATGACGAGTGACATCGCGGCCATCCTTGGAATCGACGGGATCGCCACCGGCGCGGTCTACGCGCTGGTCGCGATCGGAACTGTGCTCATCTTCACGGTGACACGGGTCATCTTCATTCCCTTCGGCGACATCGCCGCCTTTACCGCCCTGACGCTTGCGGCGCTCGATGCCAAGCGCTTTCCCGGAACCGGCGCGCTGGTCGTGGTGCTGGCGTGCCTTGCGACCCTGATCGAGATCATTTCACTCATTCGCAACGGCGACACGCGACTGCTGCCGCGCGCGCTTCTGTTCTATCTCGTCCTTCCGTTGGCAGTGGTCGGCATCGCCTGGCTCACCATGCGCATCGACCCGCCGCTCGCCGTCCGGCTCGTGCTCGCGCTGATGCTGATCACGCCGATCGCCCCTCTGCTTGACCGGATCGTCTTCCGCCCGATCGCCGACGGCACGGTGCTGCTGCTGCTGACGGTCTCCGTGGCGCTGCATTTCGCGCTGGTCGGCCTTGGCCTGCTGTTCTTCGGCCCCGAGGGAGTCCGGACCGAGCCGCTGACGTCGTTGTCAACGGAGTTCGCCGGCGTCCTGATCTCGGGCCAGACCATGCTAATCGTGATCGCTGCGCTGGTCTTCAGCGGCCTCCTCTATCTCTTCTTCGACTTCACGCTGGTCGGCAAATCGCTCCGCGCCACGGCTGTGAACCGGACCGGCTCGCGGCTGATGGGGATCCGGCCGGCGCGGGCCGGCACCATCGCCTACCTGCTGGGCTCGCTGATGGCCGGCGTGTCCGGCATCCTGATCGCGCCGGTGAATACCGTGTTCTACGATTCCGGCTTCCTGATCGGTCTGAAGGCTTTCGTCGGCGCCATCGTCGGCGGCATGACCAGCTATCCCGGCGCCGCGATCGGCGCGGTCGGGGTTGGCATCCTCGAAAGCTTCGCATCCTTCCAGAGCAGTGCCTTGAAGGACGTGATCGTGTTCTCGCTGCTGATCCCGGTTCTGATCTGGCGGTCCCTCGCCTCGCTGCATTCCGAGGAGGAGATCGAGGAATGA